In Sinorhizobium numidicum, the following proteins share a genomic window:
- a CDS encoding bifunctional sugar phosphate isomerase/epimerase/4-hydroxyphenylpyruvate dioxygenase family protein: MKTSIATVSLSGDLRDKLRAIAKAGFDGVEIFENDFLAFDESPREVGKMVRDFGLDISLFQPFRDFEGMPEPLRARTFDRAERKFDLMQELGTDLVLVCSNVSPAALGGIDRAAADFRELGERAAKRGLRVGYEALAWGRHINDHRDAWEIVRRADHPNIGLILDSFHTLARKIDVNSIRSIPKEKIFIVQLADAPLIDMDLLYWSRHFRNMPGEGDLPLKDFMRAVAATGYDDYLSLEIFNDQFRGGNANAIAVDGYRSLIYLGDQVRRAEPDIRLSVPEMPARIEVSGVAFVEFTASEEEASDLETLIRTIGFRKTARHRTKRVALYRQGDINLVINTEHEGFASASYLVHGTSAYAFGLWVEDAAATAERARVLGAEPFGQAVGPGELLVPAIHGVGGGIIYFLDKKSELARIWEIEFEPAADDGPSMPAGLTAIDHIAQTVRYEEMLTWLLFYTSLLETHKTPMVDIIDPAGVVRSQVVENEQGTLRFTLNGAENRNTLAGHFIAETFGSGVQHLAFATDDIFATAEALRSNGFRALSISPNYYDDVEARFGLDAQLVERLKSENILYDRDESGEYFQLYSPTYGEGFFFEITERRGYRGYGAANAIFRIAALRKQLRPEGLPKV, encoded by the coding sequence ATGAAAACCTCGATAGCGACAGTTTCCTTGAGCGGTGATCTTAGAGACAAGCTGCGTGCGATCGCCAAGGCCGGCTTCGACGGTGTCGAAATCTTCGAGAATGACTTCCTCGCCTTCGACGAAAGTCCGCGCGAGGTCGGAAAGATGGTGCGTGACTTCGGCCTCGACATCAGCCTCTTCCAGCCGTTTCGGGATTTCGAGGGCATGCCGGAACCGCTGCGGGCGCGGACGTTCGACAGGGCCGAACGAAAGTTCGACCTCATGCAGGAGCTCGGCACCGACCTCGTCCTCGTTTGTTCCAATGTCTCGCCGGCAGCGCTCGGCGGCATCGACCGGGCGGCAGCGGATTTCCGAGAGCTCGGCGAACGCGCGGCAAAAAGAGGATTGCGGGTGGGTTATGAGGCGCTCGCCTGGGGCCGTCACATCAACGATCATCGCGACGCCTGGGAGATCGTCCGGCGCGCCGATCATCCGAATATCGGCCTGATCCTCGACAGCTTCCACACGCTTGCGCGCAAGATCGACGTCAATTCGATCCGCTCGATCCCCAAGGAGAAGATCTTCATCGTCCAGCTCGCCGACGCTCCGCTGATCGATATGGACCTACTCTATTGGAGCCGGCACTTCCGCAACATGCCGGGCGAAGGCGATCTTCCGCTCAAGGACTTCATGCGAGCGGTGGCGGCCACCGGCTATGACGACTATTTGTCGCTCGAAATCTTCAACGACCAGTTTCGCGGCGGCAACGCCAACGCCATTGCAGTCGATGGATACCGCTCTCTGATCTACCTTGGAGATCAGGTTAGACGTGCCGAACCGGATATCCGCCTTTCGGTACCGGAGATGCCGGCGCGGATCGAGGTCAGCGGCGTGGCCTTCGTCGAGTTTACCGCCTCCGAGGAGGAAGCGAGCGACCTCGAAACGCTGATACGCACGATCGGCTTCCGCAAAACGGCACGGCACAGGACCAAGCGCGTCGCGCTTTATCGGCAGGGCGACATCAACCTAGTCATCAACACCGAGCACGAAGGTTTCGCCAGCGCCTCCTATCTGGTGCATGGCACCTCGGCCTACGCCTTCGGCCTATGGGTCGAAGACGCGGCGGCGACCGCAGAAAGGGCGCGGGTCCTCGGCGCCGAGCCCTTCGGCCAGGCGGTGGGACCGGGAGAACTCCTGGTCCCGGCGATCCACGGCGTCGGGGGAGGCATCATCTATTTCCTCGATAAGAAGTCCGAGCTGGCGCGCATTTGGGAGATCGAGTTCGAACCGGCAGCGGACGACGGGCCATCGATGCCGGCCGGGCTCACCGCCATCGATCACATCGCCCAGACCGTCAGATACGAGGAAATGCTGACCTGGCTGCTCTTCTACACGTCCTTGCTGGAGACGCATAAGACACCGATGGTCGACATTATCGATCCTGCCGGCGTCGTCCGAAGCCAGGTCGTGGAGAACGAGCAGGGAACCTTGCGCTTCACGCTGAATGGTGCCGAGAACCGCAACACGCTCGCCGGCCATTTCATTGCGGAAACCTTCGGCTCCGGCGTGCAGCACCTCGCCTTCGCCACGGACGATATCTTCGCGACCGCGGAAGCTTTGCGCTCGAACGGGTTCCGAGCGCTATCGATCTCGCCGAACTATTACGACGATGTCGAGGCCCGCTTCGGGCTGGACGCTCAGCTGGTCGAGCGATTGAAAAGCGAGAACATCCTCTACGACCGCGACGAGAGCGGCGAATATTTCCAGCTTTATAGCCCCACCTATGGCGAAGGTTTCTTCTTCGAAATCACTGAGCGCCGCGGTTATCGCGGCTATGGTGCCGCCAACGCCATCTTCCGCATCGCGGCGCTGAGGAAGCAGTTAAGGCCCGAGGGCCTGCCGAAGGTATAG
- a CDS encoding shikimate dehydrogenase: protein MTETLVRPLKAGLIGAGIQSSLTPAMHMTEGAAQGLRYEYELIDLNALAATERDLGHLLAEAERRGFAGLNITHPCKQAVIPHLDELAPEARQLGAVNTVVFKGGRRYGHNTDWWGFAEGFRRGLPDADLSSAVQLGAGGAGAATAFAALSLGLRHLAVFDREHERALSLARMLAGQFPDAHVAAGADLAEAMRGSAGLIHATPTGMAKYPGLPLEAEFLEPRHWVAEIVYFPLETALLKEARRRRCRTLDGGGMAVFQAVGAFRLFTGLEPDATRMLSHFKAMTG, encoded by the coding sequence ATGACCGAAACACTTGTGAGACCTTTGAAGGCCGGCCTGATCGGCGCGGGCATTCAGTCGTCGCTCACACCGGCGATGCATATGACCGAAGGTGCGGCGCAGGGTCTCCGCTACGAATATGAACTGATCGATCTCAACGCCCTGGCAGCGACAGAAAGAGACTTGGGACATCTGCTGGCCGAGGCGGAACGGCGCGGTTTTGCTGGTCTCAATATAACTCATCCCTGCAAGCAGGCGGTAATCCCTCACCTCGATGAACTCGCCCCCGAAGCGCGGCAACTCGGCGCCGTCAACACAGTGGTGTTTAAGGGCGGGCGGCGTTACGGCCATAATACGGACTGGTGGGGTTTTGCCGAGGGTTTCCGCCGCGGGCTGCCGGATGCCGACCTCTCTTCGGCAGTGCAGCTGGGCGCCGGCGGAGCGGGCGCCGCGACGGCTTTTGCCGCGCTTTCGCTCGGTCTGCGGCACCTTGCCGTATTCGACCGCGAACATGAACGGGCGTTATCTCTGGCCCGAATGCTCGCCGGCCAATTCCCCGATGCGCACGTTGCAGCCGGGGCGGATCTGGCCGAGGCTATGCGAGGATCGGCCGGGCTCATCCACGCGACGCCGACCGGCATGGCAAAATATCCGGGACTGCCGCTCGAAGCCGAGTTCCTGGAGCCGCGCCACTGGGTCGCCGAGATCGTCTATTTCCCGCTCGAAACGGCACTGCTCAAAGAAGCGCGAAGACGCCGCTGCCGCACGCTCGACGGCGGCGGCATGGCCGTGTTCCAGGCCGTTGGCGCTTTTCGTCTATTTACCGGGCTCGAGCCCGACGCAACCCGGATGCTCAGCCATTTTAAGGCGATGACCGGCTGA
- a CDS encoding TRAP transporter substrate-binding protein — protein sequence MLNKFSKLALGFALALAIAGPAAAEIREQTIKFAAANNKGHPQVTGMEKFAELVDQKSGGKIEVKLFPGGTLGGDVQTVSALQGGVIEMTVLNAGILAGNVKQFGAVDLPFLFNSGEEADKVMDGPFGTSLMELLPDTGLVGLAYWELGFRNLTNNRHPVTKLEDIKGLKIRTIQSPIPIELFNALGANAVPLPYTELYTALETGTVDGQENPAANIVNAKFYEVQKYMTVTRHQYNPQIVLISKKFWDGLSDEEKAVLQSAAAEARDFQRKVSREKDTAALEEIRQTGMEVTELSPEETQRLRDAVKPMIEKFSAEIGTETVTALFKEIGAVRGQ from the coding sequence ATGTTGAACAAATTCAGCAAACTGGCGCTCGGCTTCGCGCTGGCGCTCGCCATCGCGGGACCGGCCGCCGCCGAAATTCGCGAGCAGACGATCAAGTTCGCCGCAGCCAACAACAAGGGTCACCCGCAAGTGACCGGCATGGAAAAATTCGCCGAGCTCGTCGATCAAAAAAGTGGTGGCAAGATCGAGGTAAAGCTCTTCCCGGGCGGAACGCTCGGCGGCGATGTCCAGACTGTTTCGGCGCTCCAGGGCGGCGTGATCGAGATGACCGTGCTGAACGCCGGCATTCTCGCCGGCAACGTCAAACAGTTCGGCGCCGTCGACCTTCCTTTTCTTTTCAACAGCGGTGAAGAGGCCGACAAGGTCATGGATGGCCCCTTCGGCACCAGTCTGATGGAGCTTCTGCCCGACACCGGGCTGGTCGGGCTCGCCTATTGGGAACTCGGCTTCCGTAATCTCACAAACAATCGCCATCCGGTGACCAAACTCGAAGACATCAAGGGGCTGAAGATCCGTACGATCCAGTCTCCGATCCCGATCGAACTCTTCAACGCTCTTGGAGCTAATGCCGTGCCGCTGCCCTACACCGAGCTCTATACCGCGCTCGAAACGGGAACCGTCGATGGGCAGGAAAACCCGGCCGCCAACATTGTCAATGCCAAGTTCTACGAAGTGCAGAAATACATGACCGTCACCCGTCACCAGTACAACCCGCAGATCGTGCTGATCAGCAAGAAATTCTGGGACGGCCTTAGCGACGAGGAAAAAGCGGTCCTGCAGTCGGCGGCAGCCGAAGCCCGTGATTTCCAGCGAAAGGTCTCGCGCGAAAAGGACACGGCGGCGCTTGAGGAAATCCGCCAGACAGGCATGGAGGTCACTGAGCTCAGCCCGGAAGAAACGCAGAGGCTGCGCGATGCCGTCAAGCCGATGATCGAGAAGTTCAGCGCCGAGATCGGCACGGAAACGGTGACCGCACTGTTCAAGGAAATCGGCGCCGTGCGCGGCCAGTAA
- a CDS encoding mechanosensitive ion channel family protein: MDFVDALNAAGSWLQTFLLNEWTLYQSALIVIGYLISGLLAKRIEPALESRARTIKGNPDLLRVIIAFMRRLRWLFLIVWLWIADVVLLRFGWPSYRWLVATALTLVAAWFVIAVLTRIIRNQMLARVVAVAGWLYFALYALGLDRPVLTTLDSIAVNLGAVRLSLLLALKAVILAAALIWLAVLIGNMSSNWIQKSADLTPSLKVLISKLIKIALIVIAGTIALSATGIDLTALTVFSGAVGVGIGFGLQKVVSNFISGIIILLDKSIKPGDTITLGETFGSIRDLRSRFVSVITRDGKEYLIPNEDFISQQVVNWSFSSDYVRIEVSFGTSYDSDPHEVARIAIAAAKSIPRVASAYAPPVCWMTRFGESSLDFKLRFWISDPSNGLTNIRGEVLMALWDAFKAAGISIPYPHREIIMKTPVEVPAQDEPMSDASSLNRRSS, translated from the coding sequence ATGGATTTCGTCGATGCCCTCAACGCTGCCGGATCTTGGCTGCAGACTTTCCTTCTCAACGAGTGGACGCTCTATCAGTCTGCCCTGATCGTCATCGGTTATCTTATATCCGGTCTTCTGGCAAAGCGGATAGAGCCGGCATTGGAGTCTCGCGCGCGCACCATCAAGGGAAATCCGGATCTTCTACGCGTCATCATCGCTTTCATGCGGCGACTGCGCTGGCTCTTCCTGATTGTGTGGCTATGGATAGCGGATGTGGTCCTGCTGCGATTTGGATGGCCTTCCTACCGATGGTTGGTCGCTACAGCCCTCACTCTCGTTGCCGCCTGGTTCGTTATCGCGGTACTCACACGCATTATTAGAAACCAGATGCTGGCGCGTGTCGTTGCCGTCGCTGGCTGGCTCTACTTTGCACTTTACGCGCTCGGGTTGGATCGCCCGGTTCTGACGACGCTCGATAGTATTGCCGTCAATCTCGGTGCTGTCCGCCTTTCTCTGTTGCTTGCCCTGAAGGCCGTCATCCTTGCCGCCGCGCTGATCTGGCTCGCCGTTCTGATCGGCAACATGTCGTCCAATTGGATACAGAAGTCCGCCGATCTCACGCCGTCCTTGAAGGTCCTCATCAGCAAACTGATCAAGATTGCGCTCATCGTAATTGCGGGCACAATTGCCCTCTCTGCCACAGGCATCGACCTGACAGCACTTACGGTCTTTTCGGGCGCAGTTGGTGTCGGCATCGGTTTTGGCCTGCAAAAGGTCGTCTCCAACTTCATATCCGGGATAATTATCCTTCTCGATAAATCCATTAAACCCGGCGATACGATTACGCTTGGTGAGACCTTTGGCTCGATCCGCGACCTGCGCTCCCGCTTCGTCTCGGTCATCACCAGAGACGGCAAGGAGTACCTCATTCCGAACGAAGACTTTATTTCTCAGCAGGTCGTGAACTGGTCGTTTTCAAGCGACTATGTCCGCATCGAGGTCAGTTTCGGAACCTCCTATGACAGCGATCCGCACGAGGTTGCCCGCATCGCGATCGCAGCCGCCAAATCCATCCCGCGGGTCGCCAGCGCCTACGCTCCACCGGTTTGCTGGATGACGCGCTTCGGCGAATCATCGCTCGATTTCAAATTGCGGTTCTGGATCTCCGATCCGAGCAACGGACTTACGAACATTCGCGGAGAAGTGCTGATGGCTCTCTGGGACGCGTTCAAGGCAGCCGGTATCTCGATCCCCTACCCGCATCGCGAGATCATCATGAAGACGCCGGTCGAGGTACCGGCTCAGGACGAGCCTATGAGTGACGCGAGTTCTCTGAACAGGCGTTCGTCCTGA